The genomic region TCAAATGAGAAGTACCTTGAGGTGGAAGTGTGCCCGTAAGTTATGTTGGCAACACTCTAGAAACACTTACTGATTTATTTTCTCTTGTGTAGAATAACAAATGTGTGTTGAAGAGATGTGAGGCTCTAGTGGTGGTGGTATAATTGTGTTTCCTGTGAATTTATTATTCAAATGTGTGAGTTATTGTTTGATTGCTCCATAGACATGGCCAGCATTTGCTTCTTCTGCTGTCTGGGAAACATAATGCTTTTCAGGTATGCCACAGAATCATCATCCCTCGTTGTTAGAAACAGCTTGCTTGAAATGTATTTGGTAAATTATTTTCTCTGCcctttttattttcatgaaGCAAGCACTGCCTCTGACATTCAGTGCCACAATAAAGGAAAATAAATGGACGGGTGAAGCCCTCTTGCCCTGGAGGTATTTTCCACCAGGTGTGGATAAGATGAACTCCTACGCTATTCATGGATCAGGAGATTCTAGGATCTATGAGGCTTTGTACCCAGTACCTAGGGCAGATCTTGTTGAGGGCCAAGGACCAGACTTGTAAGTACAGTATGACCAAGTGGTTGCCCCATTATGGTCGCAATAGAACATATTTCTCCTATGTGTCAGATGTCTATGTTGTAACATTATACAACAACTTTTCACTTTTGAGTTGCTTATTATTGCCAAGTTCTTAATCTTCAAATTCATTATGATAACATGTGAAAGACAGATAAAGGCATCATTGGCCATTCCGTGATGATGGCTAACCGTCATGAAAATGTAAGAAAAGCTTCATAGCACTACTGTTATGGCTGACACCAGTTACCAGTTCAGGTTGTTGATGGGATGATGTTTATGTAGTTATCTGTGTTTTAGACCAAACTTGCTGTTTTAAGCAAACATTGAGGCAGGGCTATCTGTAAATATTGTTATGCATGCATTCTATTAGAAAATAATAAGTTTTTTTGCTCAATAAGGTCATTATCCTCTGTTTGTGTTTATCTGATAGCCACCGACTTGAGTACTTCCAGCCCTTTAGCCTGCAAAGTATCATGGGCGACGGATGGGTGCAGCCCGAATCTGACCTTTGGCAAGGACACCGCTGACTGCTCGAGCCATGATGCTACAGTTCTAAAGTTCGAAAGGCTAATTCtttattatcttatttgttATCATTACAATGACAACATAAGCTGTTTATTAGTTCAAATGCATTATTGATCTGTCCTGCCCAGTGCTTTTATCAGATAACTACTTACTGTAACTACACAATAATCATACaaacaaaatattattaaatgGCGTGGTGATAAGTAAAAGTGAAACAGTAGAACAGGGTGACTGTAAGTCACTGACAAAATTGCAGTTCATAGATACTTAACAGAAACATAATTGCAATAGTTTATGACTTCCTCTACGCACACAAAAGGGTTATTTTTCCTCAATCGTTGTTCACAAAcaaatctgtctgtctgagcaCTAAACCTTTAAATTCAGTTCACAGGGAATAGTTATTGTGGACATTCCTACAGCCAGCTGGCAATTAGCTTTTTAATCAGCATCTTTTAATGCCCGTCAAGTAGATTAATTATCTTAGCAATTTGAGAGAAATACGTCTTTTGGTGTGCATAGAAGAATCTTACTTTGCAGTGTTGTGTTTATTACGTTGAGTATATTTAATGCAGTTGTCACTCTCAAAACAGTTTTTGACTCTCTCTATGTTCCTTGTAAAATGTATGTACAAACCAGGACTATCCCATTACTCCACATTTATAATTCTATAATGATGATTTTATATTGAATGCTGATTATTAAGATGTTTATCATCTGTCTTTTGAATAAAGTTTCTTAAACATCAAAGCATTACATTAAGTattgacattaaaaaaacaaaacacctgGCAACATATGTTCTGCCAAAAAGATCTCCCAGTGTGCATGGGCACGTCAGCCCAACTCTTTCCAAAGTGCTGTCATTATCAGAGTGATGCCATTTGAAACCCTCATTATAAAATTATGATATGTAATCACATGAAAAGATGAGACTTTGTCCACCACCCAATCCATTTTTATATATGCAGAAAAGAAAATGACCAATTTTGCCACTGCATTTAAGATGCATCAAACTTTCCATCAGTAACTTTTCTCAACTTACTTGTATTCTCCAAATGGACTAACtaggtgtatttttttttaacccaaCCAGACCTCAAAGCCTTATGAAGACCCCAGTCCTTGCAATGCTCTTGCTATACtgcaccagaaaaaaaaaaaaaaaaaaaaaaacactttgctcATCCGAGACATGGACCATCGATTTTTGTGTGTGGCTTGTAATCCGTTATTGAGCCCTATCCGTTTTAATTGGTCTTCCTGCTTTGAAATCCGACAGTGATTAGACCTTGAGAACCCCCCAAGCCCCTTATTATCGCTCAGCTTGGCTGTGCTGAGGAGTGGAGGCAAGCAAATTTGGAATTCCGTGTGTCTCCACAGCCATATTGAAAGAATGGTGCCATCACATCAGAGATGCAGCAGTGATTTGGAGCTCATTGAGTGGTGATTAGTCTTGAAGGGGGAGCCCAAAGCGCAGGTGGCTTAACTAGTTtaataagaaaaaaagaatgataGAAATGCATAAGGTGACTCCTATAAGAGGACATCATTAAAACATTTTGCCATAACCTTGAAGACAAAAGCTTTTCTTCAGATCCCAAAGTTTAAAGGTTTAAAGCATACATCACTTTCATGAGCATCCATCCATTGCATCCATCTAGCTTTGGTAAAAAAATATAACAGGATACCAAAAATATGCAATATTGTTTTTTGCCTTACTACTCAAGGTCTGTCAAATTATAACTAGCATTGGTTGCCCATGTCTGCTAATTATACCAAGCACTACATGTACAGTCTGAATTGTAACTGGGAATAATCCAGTTGACCAAAAAACAGCCTGCACACTACTTAAGCCCCTAATAGTGGCCTAATAAGACACAACATGGCCATGAATTACCCTCTGCAGGCAGTGGGGGAAATGTTAACTGCATCTAATGGCTATCCAATTATTGACTCCCCTTACACTAATGTTGATTGGCAGGGCTTTGCTGACTGTCTATGAATACGGGTATAAATTGTCAGAGAGGGCTGTCATGTTGATGAAgttggggtctgtgtgtgctgaatgTATTTTGGCTGGTGGCATGCATGAGGCCTTAGGTCCAGTCTCATCAGGTTGTCAGCTGTGgttaatgtctgtctgtctgtctgtctatctatctgtctgtctgtgtgtttgcatgttgtgtatacatgtatacatcAAACCTACCCATGATTCATAGTTATAGGAATGCTAAGTGGTCGTATTTGCACAATGCCTTGTACATGCACTCTCAATTAAAAGCTGGTATTTCTCCATGTAGATGCAATTCTTCTCCATTTAGCCATGAGAAATGGCAAATGACCTAATTAGTTACACCAAGTCAATAAGAACTACCACTGTTATTAgctgaaaataataatttgtgtGAATAATTTATTCATGAGAAAAATGACACATATCCATTAAAACCTGGCGGCATAGGTGgtgaaattattaattaaatgtgGTGAAAAGAGAGCcattaaaaaaagaattaaaGCAAAGCAATTGTTGTTCTCTGCTTCCTTTGTAAAAAGAAAATAGTTCATTATTGTTTAGCTAATTGATTCCGTTATGGCTATAACCTGACACTTAAGTCATTACCGTTTTCCTTCATTTAATATTAAAAAGGCTGTACGTGGTGTTTGTTCAAGCACGTCCTTCCTTCATTGTAGAAATAGTCAAATGACTTGACTAAAGGAAATTGTGAAACTTGAATGGCTTTCTTTGTAGGTCATGTGATTGTATGAATAAATAAAGAGCTTTCCTCATATGAAGGTAGCTGTTTTAATACAGCTACCTTCGAATTCCTTTGCTAATCCATAAACTACAGTCTGCATAGCCATAGAGTGTTCTGTCAAGCAAAATATCTGAAGCAGGCCATGAAAACGAGAAGACTGAAGCTCAATGCAATGATGGGAGGCAGACTGAAAGCATAGATCGGTAGCAATCACTGATATTTTGATAAAATTGCCGTTTAATTTACATTATTTTTTCCACCCATAATGGAGTTGTCTGTGGCTGAACAGACATGTTATATCTGGCTTATGATGGCAAACTGCATGGTATTCTAGATGAAAACATATCCATTGTTGGTAAGAGGTTTCAATTTTATCCTCAATACCACACATCTCGCCAGaaacattttatatattttttgttttgttttctttgtgttatTTTGGTTGTCTTAAGAGGTGGTGAGGCTTGTGAGGCTTTTCCAAGGGTTACATATACTTGTTTTTTACAATTTTCTGAAACGGAAAGAAACCAGGTTGCAGTTTGGTAGCCCTACAGTAGGTGTCTACTACACATAAATCAAAAATATTTGATCTGTCCAATATTAGTATATCTGATAAATGCCAACTTTTATTTGGGGGGAGTTGTATTGGATTCCTTAATGTTGAGCCTATTTTAATAAGAACCATCCATCCAACAtgactttgtttgtgtgtttttcaatTTCCAATTGCAGAACAAACTTACCAAATGGAGCAGTAATATACTACATACATCTGACCTATTGAAAGGGAGGTTTTCACACAGTGTTACGTTTCAGCTATTCAGTCCTTGTTTGTGGTAAATTTAATTAGTAAGCAGGACCCAGTATATTCTCTTTGTTTTAATTATCATGTATTCAATAGCCATTTGGTAAAATCAATCATTAAAGGTTCCAATTACCCGTTAGCTAACGAGATGGGAATGCCCAATGAATACGAAGCAGCAGAGTTACAAGAGTTacagtactgtatattaacacTGTGTGCACAATTCagaatgttgtttttttatggaTATGTCTGAAGATGTCAACACCGCACCTCACGATCATCAGCATCTTATTCTAAACACGTCATCATGGCACCTTTACCTGTCAGATCTAAAAGCTTACACTTTATTCCTCTCTTTTACTGCTTCCCACAATTATGCCAATCCACTCTGAAGGCTCACAAGCAGAAGTTGCTTCGGTGCATGAGATGTGTAAAGAAACGTTATTGATCAATGttacaactcactcacacactccctcactcactcactcactcacactttaCTCACTTTTCTGAGTGTGATCTTTGCATGTTTTCCATTTGTGAGctcatgtattgtgtgtgtgtgtgtgtgtgtttctgtctgtgtgtgggggatctACCAAGATAAAGTTATGTAAAATGCTACAGCCTGGTACACTCAACTGAATGCAGGCACCACTGAAAGGCTCATCACTATGAGTAGAGTGGGTAAAGAAGATGTTTGAAGCCTCAGAgaggatgtctgctatacagtTACATCAAGCACCCGAGATATGATGCATGCTTGTGAAACACTGGCTCATGCAGACcgagtgaatgagtgagcaAGGCTCTCTGGCTGCCATCAGCTTTCAATTCCGTTACAGTTAAACATCACCTTTCCATTAGCACAACACGTTACTCCTCGACAATACCCCCATCTCAGCGTGGATCTGTCCTCTGGCTGCCTGTTACCTTCTGAGGGCCTGTTGTGTGGGTGCTGCTAAGTGAGACACGGATGGGAAGGAGCAGGAGGATGGGCTGGGAtgtctctttcttttgttcACTCTCTATTTGCAGCTGGGTATTGTCTTCTTGTCAGCAGTGACTGTGCTGAGCGGAaaagtttacacacacagacacgcgccGAGCGAGCGGGGGAGATTATTGAGCTGCCGGGCTTATTTTGAGACGCCACTCAAAGTCAACTGCAAAAGAGTACAGATAAAAATCCTGTCATGCTCTGGCCCAATTAACTGGATTTTACTGGATGGAAGAGATAATGCCACTTTATAtgcattccctctctccttctctctctctctctctctctctctctgcctcccatcCGTGTCTGTTCTTGACTGTGGAATATTGATGTCTGCATGCAGGAGTACTGTCACCGCTTTAAATCCTAGCGGCCCATTGTCTGATCCATCTTCgtgacacacaaagacattttgCAGATAGAAGCCTGTCAGACCAaatgtactgtacatcacaCGTGCATTGTCCATATTATGGCAACATTGCAGACATGGTTTGTCATGAATACCTGTCCACTGTCAGTCTTTGCTCAGTTTGTAAGCAGAACCAGAAGCAATCATATCCCAAAGCATCTCCACACTATGGCTAAGCATGGTCTTtatgcatgtaggcctacagtattggGAGGATGCCGTGTAGATCCAGAAGGTCCAACAAAAGAGCCCCAAATAAGCCAACACTGTGTTGCTCGGTGACAGTCAGGCCCTTTGCCAGCAAGCTGTGGGAAGGCAACATGCAGGGGTgggtctctctcgctctctttctctctccctccctattcccctcactctctatctctccttccttctctctctctctctcttttctttgctTGAGAGGAAGTGTGGGCTTCAGTGGGCTaatccctccttcccttccccACTTCCCCATAATCAGCATATGCAGAGAGCAGCATGGCACAGGCTCTGCTGATAACAGCTTAGCACAATTCACAGTTGCGATGCCTGAAATATATCACCTTCTGGGGTTAATAAAATGTCACCCAGGACCAGGCTTCAGTCAAATTGAAAGGTTAACTGACACTGAATATAAATGGACTCTAGAAGGAAAGAGTAAGGAGTCTGAAACTCATCTTGGCTGGTTTTTCAactcatttttcacttttttttatgGCAGTGCTGCGATGTAAGTGATACAGATGACAAAAGCGTCAGAAGTTATGTGCGCATGCGTGTCTGCACACGGAGGGGAGGGGCAAATACTGGCTTTGATGGTGCTGTTCTAATCATATCCTGTGGAAAATCTGATTTTCATATTTATCGGAAGAGAGGATTTTCCCTCTCGTGCGCTATCCTCCTCGCCACCCGCTCACGCTATCTCTCTATGATCCCCCTTTTCCACGGCATTGCTGTCTTGCTTTCCTGCCTGAAGGAAATTGCTCTTCCCACACCACCATGCCTTCTGTActtgtcttttttccccctctcagtTAATACAGCAAAGTCGAACCGTCAACTGCCTCTCTTTTGACAACGGCAACAAGCTGTTAAGTGGTTTCAGGTTTCTccagaaaaaaataagaaaaaagaaaatcacacactcacaagcacttGCTGTGTGAGCCTGTCTATTGTATGGCACTTGCCTGTGTAGTAAGACCAGGGAAGTGTAACTAAGACCCACTAATGCAATCCCCTGACACATCTACACATTTTACAAGCAGCCCAAGTCTCCCACTCCTACCTGATGCCTGTGAGTGTGCTGGGCTGGGTCTGCTCTGACTTCAAAGTGaaatgataaatgaaccttCAACCTCTTGGTGCAGTATGGGCAGAGGTGGGAAGAAATAGGAATGACTCTGAGTGCTGTAAAGTTTTCCATTACAGTGCTACGGCAGAGAGTGGACACCGCAGGATTCATCACTGCCACGGCCATTAGAGGGTCAATAAAAACGGAGGCTTCAGGTGATGGTggaacaagagaaagaaagggagtgaATTAACAGTCAACATTAATGTTGTTTGTTCTCTAATGAAAGTTTTATTACATTTCCCCATTTTGCCTcatacccccacccacacacacacacacacacaaacacatacacacactgctgctttcTTTTTGCAGGGCAAGGTTCTTAAAGTCTGAATCACAATCGCATTACCTCCCGTGGCTAACATCAAAGCTCCCGCAGTAGCCCCACCGACCACTGCTGCCAGGGATCCCGGGCAGACAAACGAAACGCAGCTTGAGAAATCAGTTTGCCGTGAACTGGAATGAAAGAGCGCTCGAAATGACAGTCGACTGCTTAAGAAAATAATGGGGTCAAGCAAGTGGCCTACTGGCTtcagtgacagacagacacatacacttcATGTTAGGTCATTTCAGTCAGCTGCCAACCGCCATTTGTTTCGATgttcaattgttttttttttgttttgtttttttaaacagcaTTGCAGCAATGGCCGAAACATTTACCCAATAACAAAATTTACCTGAGAGAGAATCAGCTTCAGGGATGGAGAACAGAATGTACTCGCATGTGGATGTGAAAGGGAGGGTCAAGTCTTCTGCACTGAATCAGTGGTTGCTGAGTTATAGTAATAAAGTGATAAGTGATACTAAAGTCATACATATGATAATATACTGTTTGTAAAGCCAGTGATAAGCCACTGATTCGCACGTGTCCTCATGGCAACCCTAAAATGGAAAACCAAGTAAATCCCACTGCACATTGGAGGTACGAGCTACAGTAGCATCCAATGTGATGTGTTCGGAAGTGTGGGGAACTGGCAGCTGCAAAGCACACAAAGAAGAATAAATGTATCAGTCAAACTGTTATCATACACAACTCTTCTTTTCAATGTGCTGTCTCACAAACTGATGaattatttctccagagaaCTAAGAGTGCTTGCTGAGCATGACAGCTGATATTCCTTTGAGGAATATAAAAATATGTCATCTCTCATTCAGCTTTGTGCATCTAAGTTGTAATGAAGTCCAGGCCTTCTAAATATTATCACCTTTATAATGTTGATTTTGAGGATTTGATGAGCAGAGTTCAATTAAGCTATATAGAGACAATAGCTTAATTgtccccccattaatgcacaaatagacaccagacataatttcactgcatttcttacttccagtaactatatgcatgtgacaataaacttccttgtatccttgtttcCTTGTACAAATGTCATAATATAAATGTATTTCTTCTGTGTGCCGGAGCAATGACATGCACATTTCCTTGTTTCAAGAACTTCATATGGGTTGCATCCTTGAAATTCTTTTGTTCTATTAAATCTGAATAAACATTGAGCTTACTACCTAGTAAACAGTCTTTTCcagttggtttgtttgtgcatggaTCATCTCAGTATGATTACCTCCCTGTTAGCCAAGAGACAGCTCTAGACTACTCTGTGACTGACTTTATGAATTTCACCTTTATTTGCTCTACAGAAACCTCACCACTTTGGCATCTAAGGTTGTTGATGCAGGTCAAAGGTAATGTGTGGGTCACTTACAAAGTGCAGGTTCACAAATTCACTTATAAGTTCCAACAGCAAGACCATCTAAACTCTCCGGTTTGTGAGCCTTCAGTGAATTGACCCAGCCAAGCATTTTTGATGCCAATACAATGCTTTCCTCCTTCATTACCTGTCTCAGGCCAGTACTGTTCAGAGGACCACTGGTTGTCATGCGAGTACCGAGAGTATCACATCTCCTCCAGTCAGCTTTTACAGAAAGTGCAGATGTGTTTGGAAAACCATTCACAAGGACAAGTAAATCCCACTACACATTGAAGGTAGAGCAAGCATCTAATGTGATGCGCTTGGGATCATGTGATCTAATGTGATGCGCTTGGGATCATGTGATCTGATGTGATGCGTTGGGATCATGTGATCTAATGTGATGCGCTTGGGATCATGTGATCTAATGTGATGCACTTGGGATCATGTGATTTAATGTGATGCGCTTGGGATCATGTGATCTAATGTGATGCGCTTGTGGGCATCTGATGTGATGCGCTTTGGATGGTATGCAGGCGCCCACAGTAGTTGATTTCCGTTGCAGTTCAGTGGATGGACACATCAGAATATGTCAAAATGATACATCATTGAGTGCATGTTATCAACACACCTGTATGAACTATAACTATAATCCATGTGAAATACAATCATTTTAGGAACTATTCCTTTGAGGTAGAGAAATGCATCCATACATTCAAAGTGTTACAGACAAAGTGGATGAAATTGTTGACATGCTTTTCCCTGTGCAGCGCTGGCTCATTGCTGCCTCTTGATGCCTTTTTCCCctggtgagtttttttttatttacccCTGTTCTTCCCACTCTTCTTTAACAGACCGTATAATTTACAACTTTCTACCATTTTACAGCTGTTCTGCCAGAGACAGCACTTAAATATTGACATACAGAAGCTTGTCTCTTAACACACCACCCCCCCTGAGTTCTCTCTGCATCTCCACCCACCCGCTTGACGCTTGTAACACACACTAGCATTTGCACATTCTGTGCAGCCCTACAAAAAGGCACACATATTTTGACATCCATGGTTGGCGGGTAATGAGCTTTGAAATTGTAAGGCCCTCTCCTTCACGAGCCACTTGTTTTAGCCTCCTAATAAAGGCAGTGCACTGTGtgagggaagagaaggagaaagagagagatagagaaagagagagagagagagacaggagagtgggagagagagagaaagagagagaaagagagagacagggagagtgggagagagagagagaaagagagagagagagagacagagaaatagagaccACAGCATACCGAGCTGTTAAGGTTAAACAATAATGGCTGTCTTTTTCAATTGCTTGTTAAACTTGCttagtttcaattcaattgtgttcatttcagcTAATGATTCTACAGAATGGGCAAGAATTCCTTGTCAACATTTAACTGATTTTCGACATAAAAATGTCCACTATTggttggtttgttttttttgttggttgGTTAATTGGCATACAACCGAGCAAGGTTATCACGTTTAAGCACACACGTAATAAAATGATTGATGACTGTTTACAAGTTGACCAAGCCTCTGTGTCCATGTGTAATTGTTAATTTCAGGCTAAGATGTATGTTGTCTCCTCTGGTTTCtcaatctctgtctgtctgtctgtctgtctctctctgcatgtttcCCACTGTTACTAACCCAGAAGCAGGGTGTTATGTGACCCAAGTCAATCACTGTAGATGTAAACTGAAGTGTTTGTCAATGTTTCATATAAACTGAAGCTGAAGTCATGCCAACGAATCAGTAAAGCAATAGCAAATGCTGCCCTTTCTGCGGTAAAGAATGAGAACTTTTTATACCATTATTTTCTCTGATGCAACATTactgagaaagagatagaaaagaATGGCATGCATGAGAAGAAAAGAgtgacacacatccacacacacagacagagagagagagagagagagataaaagacaCAAAATTCACTTTCTGTCAAAGCTTAAAATGATCAGTAGATGGCACTGTGGTTCTTCCTTCtttggtacgtgtgtgtgtgtgtgtgtgtgtgtgtgtgtgtgtgtgtgtgtgtgtgtgtgtgtgtgtgtgtgtgtgtgtgtgtgtgtgtgtgtgtgtgtgtgtgtgtgtgtgtgtgtgtgtgtgtgtgtgtgtgtgtgtgtgtgtgtgtgtgtgtgtgtgtgtgtgtgtgtgagtgtatggtaTAAGGAGGAATTGTGGCACCCAAACCAGGGCATTTTTCctgtccttttctttctttctttctttctttctttctttctttctttctttcttctttctcattcattcactcacactctcacacaaactcaGTACAGATACAGCACAAACACTAGGTAACACATACAGCCTAGTGCTTGGGGCTGAggtaggcagacacacacatctccccccTGTCCATTCTTTCTCTATTAACCTACGCTGACAGATCTTCACTGCAGCCAAGCCCTGCTTCTGCTTCCTCTCACTCCAAAGCGTTTCAGGAGAGCCCGATTTAACCTTCAGCTCCACCGGCATCCTGCGGCCAGAAGCACCCGGTGTGGTAGGCTGAGCCGTAGAAGTCCTCCACACATAGCCACAAGCTCCGCTGCTGGACTGACATCCCTCTGCTGGGCCCAACAATCCACCGCCGAGTCGCATGAAACAACCAACAGCAGCAGGTAGCATCATGTTGGGCCCTGTCTAACATGCTAGTGTGACTTTGCCTCCTAACCACTATTGTGAAACATCGGCATTCGGCATCCATCCATCATCATAGCATTATGAATACGGAGCGATGTTTACAGATATGCTAATGCCTCGTCGCCTCGTAAACACGCCCTAATGACAGAATGTCACCTGTGGCGCAAGGAATCCAGTCATTTGTGGCCTTAATGACTGCTCGGCTCAAAACATGACTTGGGAGGAGATAAACAACCAAATGGGAAGATGCATTTAAAGTTCACTGGGCCTCAGCAGGTGGGGAGCCTAAATGGGTAAACAATTCCAGCCATTAGTTTTTGGTAAACAAATGCTGTCAATATTCACATCTTGGCTGGAAGGTTCTGGGGAGGAGTCTAGTGGGAATGCAGCGCAGCAACGAGGACACGACGCAATGCTTCTGACTCAGGACTAATTACTCATCGGgcggaggagggtggagggcgACGAGGGAGATAAGTGGCGGAGCAGGGACAGACTGGGTGCAGCCAGCCCCATTATTTAAAAGTCAGACTTTGGTGTGCCAGCATGCCAGGTGAGAGGTGGGGGACTAAACACTGGGACTGGGTTGGgaatgtgtgggggtggggtgggggttctggtgtgtgtgtgtgtgtgtgtgtgtgtgtgtgtgtgtgtgtgtgtgtgtgtgtgtgtgtgtgtgtgtgtgtgtgcgtgcgtgcgtgcgtgcaagggcgtgtgtgtggagggaaggATGGGGTCTGCAGAGGGAAATTTGAAATTCATTGCTGGGTAGCAGAGCTACGTGGGCAATTAAGAGTTGTGCGTGTGCAGATACGTgtgcactcactctctctctcacacacagacacacacactctctctctctctctcatacacacacacacactctttctctctctctttctctccctctctcacacacacacacactctttctctctctctctctctctctctctctctcacacacacacacacactaacttcaGAGTGGGGGGAATTAAGCATGAGGCAGAGAAGAGAATGGAGTCAGCATAGGCTTTTCACAAATCAACAGGGCACAGTTGCTTTTGAGAGACATGCACCCtctgagagaaatagagaaagagagagagagagagagagagagagagagagatagagttgaagatgaagatgaagatgaagatggaggttaagaggaagagaaaagaagggaaCTCACAGAGGAGTAACCACATGAGTCAGGCGGATGGAGGGCAAGAGACAAGacaatagaggaagagagagagagagagagagatgagggtgtGGTTGaatgatagacagaga from Alosa alosa isolate M-15738 ecotype Scorff River chromosome 1, AALO_Geno_1.1, whole genome shotgun sequence harbors:
- the c1h4orf33 gene encoding UPF0462 protein C4orf33 homolog is translated as MKYQIKHTWDSLPVNHDPVKIGFSSGEGGLRMEVSAPFFNDPPAPPGPPGQPFPGLWDYEVVESFFLNSSNEKYLEVEVCPHGQHLLLLLSGKHNAFQQALPLTFSATIKENKWTGEALLPWRYFPPGVDKMNSYAIHGSGDSRIYEALYPVPRADLVEGQGPDFHRLEYFQPFSLQSIMGDGWVQPESDLWQGHR